The Peribacillus simplex genome contains the following window.
CGTTACCGCCGATCGTAACTAAAATAACATCAGCCGCTTGGATTTGGCGCTTCACTTCCGGTTGTTTCACTTGCTGCGCCAATTCTTTAGATACCTGTCCATTAATTCCCAGGTTATGGATGAGCGGTTTTTTATTATATTCACTCTCCAACTCTTCCACAACAAGTCCAACGTAGCCTTTGCCTGTTTCATCACCTGTTCCGCGCGTCAATGAATCACCTAACGCCACAACCGTAAAATCATCAGGCAGATCATTTTTAATGGGGGATTCCTCTATTGTTTCCATATCAGAAGTCCTTTTTCCATAATGGTCAATAATTGCCCATCCTAGGCAAAATAAAAAAAACAGTCCGATAAGAGCTGATACAATGGTAGCGGCCAATACTTTTGATTTGCTCAAAACACTCATCCTTCCATTCATTCTCTACCTTCCATTAAATCATATTATTTCCAAAAATAAAAAACTGATTGCTCTTGATACCAAGAATCCAGGTAGCCCATCTCCTGATTGTAAACATCCTATCTTTCTTTAAACGGCACCCTACCACTTCTATCATTAAAAAAGGCAGAACGGGATTCATTTAATCCCATTCTGCCTTTTTTTGTATTACTGTTTCAACGATTCCTGCCCAGTCATGGAACTCCCTTTTATTTTGTGTGCTCTTTTTGACCAGTAGGTCGCAAGCAAAGGACCGGATATATTATGCCAAACACTGAAGATTGCGCTCGGGACGGCCGCCAGTGGCGAAAAGTGAGCTGTGGCTAATGCAGCACCTAAACCTGAGTTTTGCATGCCCACTTCAATTGAAATCGCTTTTTGATCTTCGTATGGAAGTTTTAACACTTTAGCTGCAAGAAAACCAAGTAATAATCCAAATGAATTATGCAGGACAACCACCCCGAATATAGCCAGCCCTGATTCAAGTATCTTTTCTTTATTTGAACTGACAACTGCAGCGACGACTGCCACGATTGTCACAACGGATATCAATGGAAGTGCTTTAGTTCCCTGACTTACTTTCTCTTTAAAAATGAATTTTACAAAGAGCCCTAATAAAATAGGAACCAAAACTATCTGGAAGATAGAAAATAGCATATCTTTTCCTGAAACCGGCAGCCATTTACTAGCAAGTAAATAGGTTAGTGCCGGCGTTAAAAACGGTGCAAGCAAAGTGGATACAGAAGTGACCGCCACTGATAATGCCGTATTTCCTTTAGCTAAAAATGTCATTACATTTGACGCTGTACCTCCCGGACAACATCCAACAAGGATCACTCCGACAGCCACTTCAGGTGAAAGTTCCAAGCTAGTTGCCAGGAGATATGCCACACCAGGCATGATGATGAATTGTGCAGCCACACCGATAAAAACGGATATCGGCTGCTTCAATACAGCTTTAAAATCGCTAAGCGAGAGAGTGAGTCCCATCCCAAACATTATTATTCCAAGTAAAATGGATATGTATGGAGCAATCCATTTAAATGCATCCGGAAAAATCATTGCTAACACAGCAAATAGGAGAACCCAAATGGCAAAAGAGTTTCCAGCTGCCTTACTTATTTTCGCTAACTTATCCATAATCCCTAGTAGACCACCTTTTCTAATTTATAATTAGATTATACTTCATATTCGGAAAATGACAATCAATTCTGACAATTAGCGAATTGGAGGCCTCCCTCTCATGGACGAGCAAAAAAGACCTCTTCACCATTTAAGATGAAAAGGCCTCTCGCTTTCAATAAGGGAAAAATTTAATAATATTAATTTTCTAATATACCAGTGGTTTTCTTCATAACTTTTAGGTTTTTATCTAACCTCATGAGCCATACCGTGAGCAGCATCCCAATCAGTGTAAGTAAACCGTAAAATAAATACACTGCGTATATCCCTGATTTATCCAAGATTATCCCGCCGCTGAAGGTACTGAACCAGTTTCCCAATCCATTGCCAATGGCGGAATAGAGCGTTATTGCTGTAACTGTTATGCGGGCCGGGACGACTTCCCGAATATATTGTAATGCCGCAGGAATGAATAGGCCAAGTGAAAACCCTTGAATGATCGAAGTTACATATACGGTAGCCAAACTTGGTTCCGTAAAATACAAAACCCAGCGAACCAATGAAGCCGTTCCAGCCAATAAGGTTATTGGCAGCAGGCCCATTTTATGAATCCAGGTACCTGCCATTCTCATAAATGGAATTTCCGACAATACAGCTAAAAGGAACGCAATGCCAATTCCTGTATATGTCCCGCCTCTTGCCTCTACAAACAAACCATAGTATACATTATTTGCAAGGTTTGGACCAAAAATCAAGAACGTTATAGCAAGAAAGATAAGGAAACGTTTCATGGTGATCAATTCTTTCATTCCACCGAAAAGTTTTCCCTTTTCTCTAGGAGCCTCTTCGGGCAAACGAAGAGCAAGACTAGCTGCGATCAATAGACCGAAGAAAAAGGCATAAAATATAACGGAAGGACCAATGAAGGATTCCGATAACTTTCCCATTACAAACACGGCCACACCGTAACCGAGTGAACCGAATAAACGGATTTTCCCATAATTCGATTTAATTCTTGTTGTATATTGAAGAGTGATGCTGTCTGAAA
Protein-coding sequences here:
- a CDS encoding GDSL-type esterase/lipase family protein, which encodes MSKSKVLAATIVSALIGLFFLFCLGWAIIDHYGKRTSDMETIEESPIKNDLPDDFTVVALGDSLTRGTGDETGKGYVGLVVEELESEYNKKPLIHNLGINGQVSKELAQQVKQPEVKRQIQAADVILVTIGGNDLFQKGQTLLDYDSEATSDLRRNYLENLHGIFKDINNVNDTATILLLGLYNPFIELDEDFDTNRIVRDWNNETAEVVALYKNAIFVPTFDIFQLSVNEYLYSDKFHPNQKGYRLIADRVAPLIKWEDEDR
- a CDS encoding bile acid:sodium symporter family protein; the encoded protein is MDKLAKISKAAGNSFAIWVLLFAVLAMIFPDAFKWIAPYISILLGIIMFGMGLTLSLSDFKAVLKQPISVFIGVAAQFIIMPGVAYLLATSLELSPEVAVGVILVGCCPGGTASNVMTFLAKGNTALSVAVTSVSTLLAPFLTPALTYLLASKWLPVSGKDMLFSIFQIVLVPILLGLFVKFIFKEKVSQGTKALPLISVVTIVAVVAAVVSSNKEKILESGLAIFGVVVLHNSFGLLLGFLAAKVLKLPYEDQKAISIEVGMQNSGLGAALATAHFSPLAAVPSAIFSVWHNISGPLLATYWSKRAHKIKGSSMTGQESLKQ
- a CDS encoding MFS transporter — protein: MEKQKHANIFSLKVFYLFSFFAVGSLTPLLSVYLANEVGLSGIEIGMIMSVGPIVMIVFQPFWGIVCDWSGKPAKILAITSLLAGVLGLGYLLFEHYLLIVSVAIALAIFQSAIIPVSDSITLQYTTRIKSNYGKIRLFGSLGYGVAVFVMGKLSESFIGPSVIFYAFFFGLLIAASLALRLPEEAPREKGKLFGGMKELITMKRFLIFLAITFLIFGPNLANNVYYGLFVEARGGTYTGIGIAFLLAVLSEIPFMRMAGTWIHKMGLLPITLLAGTASLVRWVLYFTEPSLATVYVTSIIQGFSLGLFIPAALQYIREVVPARITVTAITLYSAIGNGLGNWFSTFSGGIILDKSGIYAVYLFYGLLTLIGMLLTVWLMRLDKNLKVMKKTTGILEN